The proteins below are encoded in one region of Gemmatimonas sp.:
- a CDS encoding ligase-associated DNA damage response exonuclease, translating into MLRTTDRGLYCEAGDFFIDPWAAVPRAVVTHAHGDHLTWGCDGYLVSHDGAGVARERLGRWGSGVDAVAYGETRVVNGVSVSLHPAGHILGSAQVRLEYRGEVWVVSGDYKTDPDRTCAPWEPVRCHTFITESTFGLPIYRWPSQRQVFDELNRWWAANAAEGRVSLLCAYALGKAQRLLSGLDPAIGPILTHGAVERMTALYRHGGVALPATVHTTDALRAKATTGAIVIAPPSVTGSTWLRRFGEVRTAFASGWMRVRGARRRRGVDAGFTLSDHVDWPQLLAAIDATGAERVWVTHGFTGPVVQWLTERGLDARAIATRWEGERDDAAVDAGDDDAPAVADASAAHESAP; encoded by the coding sequence ATGCTGCGCACTACCGACCGCGGCCTCTATTGCGAGGCCGGTGACTTCTTCATCGACCCGTGGGCCGCCGTGCCGCGGGCCGTGGTCACGCACGCGCATGGTGACCACCTCACGTGGGGGTGCGACGGCTACCTCGTGAGCCACGACGGCGCCGGGGTGGCGCGGGAGCGCCTTGGCCGTTGGGGGAGCGGCGTGGACGCGGTGGCGTACGGGGAGACGCGCGTCGTCAACGGTGTCAGCGTCTCCCTGCACCCGGCCGGCCATATCCTCGGATCGGCGCAGGTGCGCCTCGAGTATCGCGGCGAGGTGTGGGTGGTGAGCGGCGACTACAAGACCGATCCCGATCGCACCTGTGCACCGTGGGAGCCGGTGCGGTGCCATACGTTCATCACGGAGAGCACCTTCGGCTTGCCGATTTACCGCTGGCCGTCGCAGCGCCAGGTCTTCGACGAGCTCAATCGGTGGTGGGCCGCCAACGCCGCCGAGGGGCGGGTGTCGCTGCTGTGCGCCTACGCGCTGGGCAAGGCGCAGCGACTCCTGTCGGGGCTCGATCCCGCCATCGGCCCCATTCTCACGCACGGGGCAGTGGAGCGCATGACGGCGCTGTATCGCCACGGCGGGGTGGCGCTGCCCGCCACCGTGCACACCACAGACGCGTTGCGCGCCAAGGCCACCACCGGCGCCATCGTCATCGCGCCTCCCAGCGTGACCGGCTCGACATGGCTGCGTCGCTTCGGCGAGGTGCGTACCGCCTTTGCGAGTGGCTGGATGCGCGTGCGTGGGGCGCGCCGCCGTCGCGGCGTGGATGCCGGCTTCACCCTCAGTGATCACGTGGACTGGCCGCAGCTGCTCGCGGCGATCGACGCCACGGGGGCAGAGCGCGTATGGGTGACGCACGGCTTCACCGGCCCGGTGGTCCAGTGGCTTACCGAGCGCGGCCTCGATGCGCGCGCCATTGCGACGCGCTGGGAAGGGGAGCGTGACGACGCGGCGGTGGACGCGGGCGACGACGATGCGCCGGCGGTCGCCGATGCATCTGCCGCACACGAGTCGGCACCGTGA
- a CDS encoding ATP-dependent DNA ligase, whose product MKQFAALYDAIDASTATSSKVAALVTFFRDAPPADAAWAVAFLTGRRPKRLVKAPDLRAWAGDAAGVPPWLFEECYAQAGDLAETMSLLVPEGEPRESEGLAWWVEHRLLPLATRDAEAQKADLLDAWSTLGGSERFVFNKLLTGAFRVGVSDGLVVRALAQVSGVNAETIAHRLMGQWEPSAAWYTQLVGTETTDADWSRPYPFFLAYPLEAELSSLGEVHEWQIEWKWDGIRCQLVRRRGRTFLWSRGEELLTGRFPEVESCAEWLPDGTVLDGELLAWRDGRPLPFSELQRRINRKTVGKTLLADVPCALLVYDCLEQGGIDVRAHSMTDRRAMAASCVRSLPSGASIALSPVLDPPTWEAASAARADARGAMAEGLMLKRRVSPYGVGRRGGDWYKWKVNPLTVDAVLVYAQAGHGRRAGLYTDYTFAIWDGDTLVPFAKAYSGLTDAEIRQVDRFVRANTVEKFGPVRTVKPELVFELAFEGIQRSTRHKSGIAVRFPRIARWRQDKPAREADSLETVRALLHD is encoded by the coding sequence GTGAAGCAGTTCGCCGCGCTGTACGATGCCATCGATGCGAGTACGGCCACCTCGTCGAAGGTGGCGGCGCTCGTGACGTTCTTCCGTGATGCGCCGCCCGCCGATGCCGCCTGGGCGGTGGCGTTCCTTACCGGACGCCGACCGAAGCGGCTCGTGAAGGCGCCCGACCTGCGGGCCTGGGCCGGAGATGCCGCGGGCGTTCCCCCCTGGCTCTTCGAGGAGTGTTACGCGCAGGCGGGAGACCTCGCCGAAACCATGTCGCTGCTCGTTCCCGAGGGCGAGCCCCGAGAGAGCGAGGGGCTGGCGTGGTGGGTGGAGCACCGCCTGCTGCCCCTCGCCACGCGCGATGCCGAAGCGCAGAAGGCCGACCTGCTCGACGCATGGTCCACGCTCGGCGGGTCGGAGCGCTTCGTGTTCAACAAGCTGCTCACCGGTGCGTTCCGGGTAGGCGTGAGCGATGGGCTCGTGGTGCGCGCCCTCGCCCAGGTGAGTGGTGTGAACGCGGAGACCATTGCACACCGCCTCATGGGGCAGTGGGAGCCGAGTGCAGCCTGGTACACGCAGCTGGTGGGCACCGAGACCACCGATGCCGACTGGAGCCGGCCGTATCCGTTCTTCCTCGCGTATCCACTCGAGGCCGAGCTGTCGTCGCTGGGCGAGGTCCACGAATGGCAGATCGAGTGGAAGTGGGATGGCATTCGCTGCCAGCTGGTGCGCCGTCGCGGGCGCACATTTCTGTGGAGTCGCGGCGAGGAGCTGCTGACCGGCCGCTTTCCCGAGGTGGAGTCGTGCGCCGAATGGCTCCCCGATGGCACGGTGCTTGACGGCGAACTGCTGGCGTGGCGTGACGGGCGTCCGCTCCCCTTCAGTGAGCTGCAGAGGCGCATCAACCGCAAGACCGTGGGCAAGACGCTGCTGGCCGATGTGCCCTGTGCGCTGCTGGTCTACGACTGCCTGGAGCAGGGCGGCATCGATGTGCGGGCGCACAGCATGACCGATCGGCGCGCCATGGCCGCGTCGTGTGTTCGTTCGTTGCCGAGCGGGGCGAGCATTGCCCTGTCGCCGGTGCTCGACCCGCCAACGTGGGAGGCGGCGAGTGCAGCGCGCGCCGATGCACGCGGCGCGATGGCCGAGGGGCTTATGCTCAAGCGGCGCGTGTCACCCTACGGCGTGGGGCGGCGTGGGGGCGACTGGTACAAGTGGAAGGTGAATCCGCTCACGGTGGACGCGGTACTGGTGTACGCGCAGGCCGGGCACGGCCGCCGCGCGGGGCTCTACACCGACTACACCTTTGCCATATGGGACGGTGACACCCTGGTGCCCTTTGCCAAGGCGTACAGCGGCCTCACCGATGCGGAGATCCGCCAGGTGGACCGTTTCGTGCGCGCCAACACGGTGGAGAAGTTCGGGCCCGTGCGCACCGTGAAGCCGGAGCTGGTGTTCGAACTGGCCTTCGAGGGCATTCAGCGCAGTACGCGCCACAAGAGCGGCATTGCCGTGCGCTTTCCGCGCATCGCGCGCTGGCGGCAGGACAAGCCGGCGCGCGAGGCGGACAGTCTCGAGACGGTGCGAGCGCTGCTGCATGACTAG
- a CDS encoding ligase-associated DNA damage response DEXH box helicase produces MSSSSSVSSVLYASNHRAGATQCVEAWFTNRGWSPFDFQRDVWSAYANGESGLIHAATGTGKTYAAWMGAIIEALAEQPQPRKARRRADTLPLRVLWITPLRALAADTEQALRLPIEELGLPWSVESRTGDTSPSRRARQREQLPTALVTTPESFSLLLCRKDSAELFRDLRCVVVDEWHELLSTKRGVQVELALARLRRLCPALRTWGVSATLGNLQEAADTLLGFDATGVPRPCRLVRGVVPKTVEMEALVPETMDRFPWAGHLNTKLLPEVMRRLEAADSAIVFTNTRSQCEIWFQSIIAANPSWFEFTAIHHGSLSRTQREDVEDGLRSGRYRVVVATSSLDLGVDFAPVDLVMQVGSPKGVARLLQRAGRSGHNPGRVSRIVCVPTHAFELVEVAAARAAIEAGAIESRDPLDRPLDLLAQHLVTLALGGGFTRHDVLAELRTTRAYHLLTEQELDWVIDFVTRGGEALRAYPEYARVVDNAGVFRVTDRRVALRHVLNIGTIVSDAAIAVRYLKGGRLGTVEESFVSRLSPGDTFIFAGTPLEFVRLRDLTAWVKRAKGMSGAIPRWMGARMPLSTELAAAVRDRLEEARRGEYRSPEMQAVRPVLTMQAERSVIPRPDELLIERTETRDGHHLFVYPFEGRLVHEGLAALCAYRMAQLQPFSFSFSCNDYGFELLSPDPAPLEEALEAGLLATAHLLHDVTQSLNAAELARRQFREIARVAGLIFQGYPGQSKSVKQLQASSSLLYDVFVNHDPGNLLVAQARREVLERQLEASRLGRVLERLSRSAVRVVDVERPTPLAFPLMVDMTRAKLSTEKLADRVKRMTAAAEKPSKSGVASVFRIGDTVSRLMSHDEPRR; encoded by the coding sequence GTGTCCTCATCATCCTCGGTGAGCTCCGTGTTGTACGCGTCCAATCACCGTGCCGGCGCCACACAGTGTGTCGAGGCGTGGTTCACCAACCGCGGGTGGAGTCCATTCGACTTCCAGCGTGACGTGTGGTCCGCCTACGCCAACGGCGAATCGGGGCTCATCCACGCGGCGACAGGCACCGGCAAGACGTACGCCGCATGGATGGGCGCCATCATCGAAGCGCTGGCCGAGCAGCCGCAGCCACGCAAGGCGCGCCGCCGCGCCGATACCCTGCCGCTGCGCGTATTGTGGATCACGCCGCTGCGCGCCCTCGCGGCCGACACAGAGCAGGCCCTCCGGCTCCCCATCGAGGAACTCGGCCTGCCATGGTCCGTGGAGTCACGCACCGGCGATACCTCGCCATCGCGTCGCGCGCGCCAGCGCGAACAGTTGCCCACCGCGCTCGTCACCACCCCCGAGTCGTTCTCGCTGCTGCTCTGCCGCAAGGACAGCGCGGAACTCTTTCGCGACCTGCGTTGCGTGGTGGTGGACGAATGGCACGAGCTGCTCTCCACCAAGCGCGGGGTACAGGTGGAGCTGGCCCTGGCCCGCCTGCGGCGCCTTTGCCCCGCCCTGCGCACCTGGGGCGTGTCGGCCACCCTGGGCAACCTGCAGGAGGCAGCCGATACACTGCTGGGCTTCGATGCCACGGGCGTGCCGCGCCCGTGCCGGCTCGTGCGCGGCGTGGTGCCGAAAACGGTGGAAATGGAAGCGCTCGTCCCGGAGACGATGGACCGCTTTCCGTGGGCCGGGCATCTCAACACGAAATTGCTCCCCGAGGTCATGCGCCGCCTCGAGGCGGCGGACAGTGCGATCGTCTTCACCAATACGCGCTCGCAGTGCGAGATCTGGTTCCAGAGCATCATCGCGGCCAATCCGTCGTGGTTCGAGTTCACCGCCATTCACCACGGGTCGCTCTCACGCACACAGCGCGAGGACGTGGAAGACGGACTGCGTTCCGGTCGATATCGCGTGGTGGTGGCCACCAGCTCACTCGACCTCGGCGTGGACTTTGCCCCGGTGGACCTGGTGATGCAGGTGGGCAGCCCCAAGGGGGTGGCGCGCCTGCTGCAGCGCGCGGGCCGTTCCGGTCACAACCCCGGGCGCGTCTCGCGCATCGTGTGCGTGCCCACGCATGCCTTCGAGCTGGTGGAGGTCGCCGCCGCGCGCGCGGCCATCGAGGCGGGCGCCATCGAAAGCCGCGATCCGCTCGACCGCCCGCTCGATCTGCTGGCACAGCATCTCGTCACGCTGGCACTGGGCGGCGGGTTCACCCGCCACGACGTACTCGCCGAGCTGCGCACCACACGCGCCTATCACCTGCTCACCGAGCAGGAGCTGGACTGGGTCATCGATTTCGTCACGCGCGGCGGCGAGGCACTACGGGCCTACCCCGAGTACGCGCGTGTGGTAGACAACGCCGGGGTCTTCCGTGTGACCGACCGCCGTGTGGCGCTGCGGCATGTGCTCAACATCGGCACCATCGTGAGCGACGCGGCCATCGCGGTGCGCTATCTCAAGGGCGGACGCCTGGGCACCGTCGAGGAATCGTTCGTGTCGCGCCTCTCGCCGGGGGACACGTTCATCTTCGCCGGCACGCCCCTCGAGTTCGTGCGGCTGCGTGACCTCACCGCGTGGGTGAAGCGCGCCAAGGGCATGAGTGGGGCCATCCCCCGCTGGATGGGCGCGCGCATGCCGCTGTCCACCGAGCTCGCGGCCGCCGTGCGCGACCGCCTCGAGGAGGCGCGCCGCGGCGAGTATCGCTCACCCGAAATGCAGGCGGTGCGGCCGGTGCTCACCATGCAGGCCGAACGCAGTGTGATTCCGCGCCCCGACGAACTGCTCATCGAGCGCACCGAGACGCGCGACGGTCACCATCTGTTCGTCTATCCCTTTGAAGGGCGCCTCGTGCACGAAGGGCTGGCCGCGCTCTGTGCCTATCGCATGGCGCAGCTGCAGCCGTTCTCCTTCTCCTTCAGCTGCAACGACTATGGCTTCGAGCTGCTGAGCCCCGACCCCGCGCCGCTGGAGGAGGCCCTCGAAGCCGGGCTCCTGGCCACAGCGCACCTGCTGCACGACGTAACACAGAGTCTCAATGCCGCCGAGTTGGCACGTCGGCAGTTCCGGGAGATCGCGCGCGTGGCGGGGCTCATCTTCCAGGGCTACCCGGGGCAGTCGAAGAGCGTGAAGCAGTTGCAGGCCAGCAGCAGCCTGCTGTACGATGTCTTCGTGAATCACGATCCCGGCAATCTTCTGGTGGCACAGGCGCGGCGCGAAGTGCTGGAGCGGCAGCTGGAGGCGAGCCGGTTGGGGCGTGTACTCGAGCGCCTGTCGCGTAGTGCCGTGCGCGTGGTGGATGTGGAACGCCCCACCCCGCTCGCCTTTCCGCTCATGGTGGACATGACGCGCGCCAAGCTGAGCACCGAAAAGCTCGCCGACCGGGTGAAGCGCATGACGGCGGCCGCCGAGAAGCCGTCGAAGAGCGGTGTGGCGAGTGTGTTCCGCATTGGCGATACCGTCTCGCGCCTCATGAGCCACGACGAGCCGCGCCGTTGA
- the pdeM gene encoding ligase-associated DNA damage response endonuclease PdeM, with product MTAAEGELNEQLEGALELIVANERVLLLPERALWLPAHDTLLVADLHWGKAAAFRAAHVPVPMGTTSSDLARLSSALELTGARQLLILGDLLHARGGRHDETFRIIAEWRKRHEHVTMTLVRGNHDQHAGDPPATLRIRCTDEPARLGPFVGVHEPAPHAPGYVLCGHLHPCVTVRGRGKQSLRLPAFVFGDTRGVLPAFSSFTGGGMYEMQTGDRQYAIAGTEVVPLA from the coding sequence TTGACTGCCGCGGAAGGTGAACTGAACGAGCAGCTGGAGGGAGCGCTCGAGCTGATCGTGGCAAACGAACGGGTGCTCCTGCTCCCGGAACGTGCGCTCTGGCTGCCGGCGCACGACACGCTGCTGGTGGCCGACCTGCATTGGGGAAAGGCCGCCGCCTTCCGCGCCGCACACGTGCCGGTGCCGATGGGTACGACAAGCAGCGATCTCGCACGACTGTCGAGCGCCCTCGAGTTAACCGGGGCGCGGCAGTTGCTCATTCTGGGCGACCTGCTGCATGCCCGCGGCGGCCGGCACGACGAAACGTTCCGCATCATCGCCGAATGGCGGAAGCGGCACGAGCACGTGACCATGACGCTGGTGCGCGGCAATCATGACCAGCATGCCGGCGATCCACCGGCAACGCTGCGCATCCGGTGCACCGATGAACCGGCGCGGCTGGGCCCGTTCGTGGGCGTGCACGAGCCGGCGCCTCACGCGCCCGGGTACGTGCTCTGCGGGCACCTCCACCCCTGTGTCACGGTACGCGGTCGCGGCAAGCAGTCGCTTCGCCTGCCGGCGTTCGTCTTTGGAGACACACGCGGCGTGCTGCCCGCCTTCTCCAGCTTTACCGGTGGCGGCATGTACGAAATGCAGACCGGCGATCGCCAGTACGCGATCGCCGGAACCGAGGTGGTGCCACTCGCCTGA
- a CDS encoding DUF808 domain-containing protein — MPSSLLALLDDISSMMDDVAVLSKVAARKTSGVMGDDLALNAEQASGVRVERELPVVWAVAKGSFWNKVILVPVALLISAFAPWAVMPLMMIGGLFLCFEGVEKLVHKYLHADEPTVHSPVLTQPELTEEQLVAIEQGKIKGAIRTDFVLSAEIIVIALGTMSAAPLSQQVVSLSLISLAAVVFVYGLVAGIVKIDDAGLALHQRGNALGAVLLKAAPLLMKTLSVLGTAAMFTVGGGIIAHGWHAVDVVLQSWAAGTGPVAPVTKPVLDALLGVVSGGVLVVLYSLVQKGRGKSTP, encoded by the coding sequence ATGCCCTCCAGTCTCCTCGCCCTGCTCGATGACATCTCGTCCATGATGGACGATGTGGCCGTGCTGTCCAAGGTGGCCGCGCGCAAGACCAGCGGAGTCATGGGCGACGACCTGGCGCTCAATGCCGAGCAGGCCAGCGGCGTGCGCGTCGAGCGCGAGTTGCCGGTGGTGTGGGCCGTGGCGAAGGGCTCGTTCTGGAACAAGGTCATTCTGGTGCCGGTGGCGCTGCTCATCAGCGCCTTCGCGCCGTGGGCGGTGATGCCGCTCATGATGATCGGCGGCCTCTTCCTCTGCTTCGAAGGGGTGGAGAAGCTGGTCCACAAGTACCTGCACGCCGACGAGCCGACGGTTCATTCCCCGGTCCTCACGCAGCCGGAGCTCACCGAGGAGCAGCTGGTGGCCATCGAGCAGGGGAAGATCAAGGGTGCCATCCGCACCGACTTCGTGCTGTCGGCGGAAATCATCGTGATCGCGCTGGGCACCATGAGTGCGGCGCCGTTGTCCCAGCAGGTCGTTTCGCTCTCCCTCATCAGTTTGGCCGCGGTGGTGTTCGTGTACGGTCTCGTGGCGGGGATCGTGAAGATCGACGACGCCGGATTGGCGCTGCACCAGCGAGGCAACGCCCTTGGCGCCGTGCTGCTCAAGGCGGCGCCGCTGCTCATGAAGACGCTCTCCGTGCTGGGCACGGCCGCCATGTTCACCGTGGGTGGCGGCATCATTGCGCACGGCTGGCACGCGGTGGATGTAGTGCTGCAGTCGTGGGCCGCGGGCACTGGGCCGGTGGCGCCGGTGACCAAGCCGGTGCTGGACGCGCTGCTGGGCGTGGTGAGCGGCGGTGTGCTGGTGGTGCTCTACTCGCTGGTGCAGAAGGGGCGCGGCAAGAGCACGCCCTGA
- a CDS encoding serine hydrolase, with the protein MSCCAEEARWGGRRAGAGIAAVALLLVAPVAQAQKARGAAAPYVPPAGSWERRAPMAVGMDSVKLADAVAFAMSKESRTPRDLELNHLQSFGREPLGDAIGPLPPRGAAAGVIVRKGYVVATWGDPTANETTNSVTKSFLSTVVGLAVDDGRIRSVRDTVAPYMPPIVRARPNGTAYGRDWPGTDRLLMPFDTPHNRTITWDDLLRQTSDWEGTLWGKPEWADRPAPDASTWTTRARRAPGSSYEYNDTRVNVLALAALQVWRRPLPEVLKERIMDPIGASHTWRWYGYDNSWIVLDGREVQSVSGGGHWGGGMVLNAWDMARFGLLTLRRGNWGGKQLLSESWVAQALTPTPTQRTYGYMNWFVNPERTYLKAAPEQAFVHVGAGNNFIYVDPANDVVAVIRWMDTNASLNTFVEKLLGSLR; encoded by the coding sequence ATGAGCTGCTGCGCAGAGGAGGCACGGTGGGGAGGGAGGCGCGCAGGTGCGGGTATCGCGGCGGTTGCGCTGCTGCTCGTCGCTCCCGTGGCACAGGCGCAGAAGGCGCGTGGGGCGGCCGCGCCCTACGTACCGCCGGCCGGCTCGTGGGAGCGGCGGGCGCCGATGGCGGTGGGGATGGACTCGGTGAAGCTGGCCGATGCGGTGGCGTTTGCGATGAGCAAGGAGAGCCGCACGCCACGTGATCTCGAACTCAATCATCTGCAGTCGTTCGGGCGCGAGCCGCTGGGTGACGCGATCGGGCCGCTGCCGCCGCGCGGCGCGGCCGCCGGCGTGATCGTGCGGAAGGGCTATGTCGTGGCCACGTGGGGAGACCCGACGGCCAACGAAACCACCAACAGCGTGACCAAGAGCTTTCTGAGCACCGTGGTGGGGTTGGCCGTGGATGATGGCCGCATACGCAGTGTGCGCGACACCGTGGCCCCGTACATGCCCCCCATCGTGCGGGCGCGGCCGAACGGCACGGCGTACGGGCGCGACTGGCCCGGCACCGACCGGCTGCTCATGCCCTTCGACACCCCCCACAACCGCACGATCACCTGGGATGACCTGCTGCGTCAGACGAGCGACTGGGAGGGGACGCTGTGGGGGAAGCCCGAGTGGGCTGATCGTCCGGCGCCGGATGCGAGCACCTGGACCACGAGGGCCCGCAGGGCGCCGGGGAGCAGCTACGAGTACAACGACACGCGCGTGAACGTGCTGGCGCTCGCGGCGTTGCAGGTGTGGCGGCGGCCGCTCCCCGAGGTGCTCAAGGAGCGCATCATGGATCCGATCGGGGCGTCGCATACCTGGCGCTGGTACGGCTACGACAACTCGTGGATCGTGCTCGACGGCCGCGAAGTGCAGAGCGTAAGCGGTGGTGGACACTGGGGCGGTGGCATGGTGCTCAACGCGTGGGACATGGCCCGGTTCGGCCTGCTCACGCTGCGGCGCGGCAACTGGGGGGGCAAGCAGCTGTTGAGCGAGTCGTGGGTGGCCCAGGCGCTCACGCCAACGCCGACACAGCGCACGTATGGCTACATGAACTGGTTCGTGAATCCGGAACGCACCTATCTCAAGGCGGCACCGGAGCAGGCGTTTGTGCATGTGGGCGCCGGCAACAACTTCATCTATGTTGATCCGGCCAATGATGTCGTGGCGGTGATCCGCTGGATGGACACGAATGCAAGCCTGAACACGTTCGTCGAGAAGTTGCTCGGGTCGCTGCGCTGA